The nucleotide sequence TTCCGGATTCCAGCCGCTGTACACCTTCGCGCTCGTGCCGCTGTACGCCGTCTCCTCGCCCGGCTCGCCGCTGCCGATCCATCTCGCTCTGACCCTTCTGGCGCTGGCAGGGGCCGCCTCGGGATGGTTCGTCTATCGCATCGCGCGCCGCGTCGCGACGCGCCGCGGAGCATTGTTCGCGACACTGCTCTGGTGCGCTTCCCCCTATTTCCTGTCCCAGGGAACGAACGGGCTCGAGACAGGACTTTTCGGCCTCTGTTTCCTGGCTGCGCTCGACTTCCATCTCGGCCATGCCCGCCCCGATCCGTCGCACCGGAACCTGGCGCTGCTGGGACTGTTGCTCGGGGTCACGGTGCTCGCCCGGGTGGACGGCGTCCTCCTTGCTGTCGCCATCGCCGCTGATTTCCTCCTGCGACGCGTATCGATCGCAAGCCGCCTTCGCCAGGTCGGCCTCGTCGCGGCGGTGGCGCTGGCGACGGTATCTCCCTATGTCGCTTTTCTCGTCTCGCGCTTCGGCGTCCTTCTCCCCGAATCGGGCAAGGCGGTACGCAATCTATCGCTGTTCTACGGCACGACCTTTGTCCTGGGACCGCGCCAGGCCTACTACTTTCCTCCCGACCAGGTCCCCTTCATCTATTACGTCGGGAGCCTGCGCAAGGCGGTACAGGTCCTTCTCGGACAACCGCTCCTTTTCCCCGTGTCGCTGCCGCTGTCGTTGGGAAGCGGGACTGTCTTCAGCCCCCAGAGCATGATCCTGGTCTTCGCCGGCGGGGCGCTCCTGGCGCTGAACCTTCTGTTCCTCAAGCGCCCGGCCGGAGCGGGGGATGATGCCTGGAAGGGATTCGCGCACGTCGGGCTCTTCTGCGCGCTGCTGTGGCTGCCGGCCTATGCCTTCGGAGTTCTCGGACAGTGGTGGTTCGAGCGCTACCTTTTCCCGCTCTTCATCCTGATGTCCCTGGCCTCCGCCCCCGCCCTGGAGCGTCTCTCCACCGGATGGGCGCCGCTGCGCCGCTGGGGATCGTCGCGGGTCGCCTTTCTGGCGGCCGCGCTGCAGCTGGCTTTCTTCGCCGGCCAGGTGCCGGGACACTTCATCCATCATCGCCCCTACGAGAATGTCTCCGAGTACATGAAAGCCGCGCGGGCGCTCGACGAGGCGCTGGCGCCAGGGAGCCGTGGAGGCGCCTTCCAGTCGGGGACGATCGGCTACTTCGCGCGGCATCCGGTCATCAACCTGGACGGCGTGGTGAACGGTAACGCCGCCGCCGCGCTGCGCGAGCAGCGGATCAGCGATTACATCCGCGAGGAGGGGATCGAAGCGTTGATCGATTGGCCGCAGTGGATCAGCGCGCTGTTGATTCGCCGCTCGCCGGCGGGGACCCCGCCGCTGGGACCGGCCCGGCGCGTCGGCGGATTCGTCCTGATCCGGGTGGAAGCTTCGGCGAATCAGACGGCCTCGGTGGATCCTCATCCACCAGCTCCAAGCCCGGCTCGGCCGAGGACCCTGTTGCGCCATCCCGGGGTCCTCTTCCTGGCCGCGACGCTCCTTCCACCTTCCTTCGCGGCGATCCATGCGGCAGCGCGCGAGGGGCCGCTCGTGGTCGGCCTGGATCACATCCCGGTGGCGGTTCGCGATCTCGAGGCAGCCGGCCGGCGCTATCGGCGATTGGGGTTCGTCCTCAAGCAAGGCCGCCCGCACGCCAACGGCATTCGCAACCTCCACGCGAAATTCGCCGACGGCTCGGAGATCGAGCTGATCACCGCCGATCAGCCGCG is from Candidatus Polarisedimenticolia bacterium and encodes:
- a CDS encoding glycosyltransferase family 39 protein; its protein translation is MGNWRGLGEASSLSMPNQDGAAKVATERDRILPILLAAGFLLRLALAWAPFSYLAERGPLIDDAFYSFSIARNLAAGHGPTADGIHETSGFQPLYTFALVPLYAVSSPGSPLPIHLALTLLALAGAASGWFVYRIARRVATRRGALFATLLWCASPYFLSQGTNGLETGLFGLCFLAALDFHLGHARPDPSHRNLALLGLLLGVTVLARVDGVLLAVAIAADFLLRRVSIASRLRQVGLVAAVALATVSPYVAFLVSRFGVLLPESGKAVRNLSLFYGTTFVLGPRQAYYFPPDQVPFIYYVGSLRKAVQVLLGQPLLFPVSLPLSLGSGTVFSPQSMILVFAGGALLALNLLFLKRPAGAGDDAWKGFAHVGLFCALLWLPAYAFGVLGQWWFERYLFPLFILMSLASAPALERLSTGWAPLRRWGSSRVAFLAAALQLAFFAGQVPGHFIHHRPYENVSEYMKAARALDEALAPGSRGGAFQSGTIGYFARHPVINLDGVVNGNAAAALREQRISDYIREEGIEALIDWPQWISALLIRRSPAGTPPLGPARRVGGFVLIRVEASANQTASVDPHPPAPSPARPRTLLRHPGVLFLAATLLPPSFAAIHAAAREGPLVVGLDHIPVAVRDLEAAGRRYRRLGFVLKQGRPHANGIRNLHAKFADGSEIELITADQPRDELSGEYRRLLYEGEGPAFVALYAPDPEALTHRIVAVGKAYGRSEGLLTFPPSDPLRYLFFGSRNKSPTDRPEHFEHPNGAEALIGVWLAAENFTRERALLAALNVPVSEQEVRVPEPASVPVGKLREGEILFLPGSRRILPGRSIMGATVRVRDLDMVRRALTEGGISPDSLVQPPSGRSLLLPPEVALGMWLEFRVEPASHP